One Pecten maximus chromosome 7, xPecMax1.1, whole genome shotgun sequence genomic window carries:
- the LOC117330544 gene encoding uncharacterized protein LOC117330544 isoform X3 has translation MLTLKLSTTFVLLYVSVRVKLQTYDNEYYCPTSDDVVISDSPECEQQNCSQKRRSAEDSYFNCSIGMFKEWEKFKEKFRVSESYEKKSDETLNPPTVSAVGFYMIADRNNVKNNPNLNLTFRLPRHSAYDTKALLIKFIGMNDKRYPELIDPYYKDSPRYRLFSFQSYKSSELDTKYPREIVYGCLMGLDCTSAKRVYLITFTAYTMNSQHPGSSLTYQFTVYTTRYFTKSSKVTIAVAYMHRLRKMHVVFEPISEDHASRYTYYDIQLMEIDTGKLQTVQMEHGSVGYEYEFNNVTNGKYVVEVRVRNCSGIEPCPQSQSGIVEVDYTTEGPRLKDDLAFQKTMSPSSGIYATIGAVGGVALLLLLLACFVISVDHRPKVCILNLCSEDIHTNVSTALQQCLKQYFHTTVTAEDIGLSTKEVYSKFGLQKLDKIIIATMCHHVKIEKIENLYIRWKNKGCTKNLFICFSQTERNMMSQSDKWFHWYHDSKKMIEYIKEKDNGHCLNRFKRSRPPLNNISENSGEFHNFQRVLQTFREPTDTPPMDPCPVRSNREEDIHRPLLHSRHCYPNIPEPFIDENFFLHFPKTTALPENSYDCNPSNSSDIPLSDCPAMENDLNQSVIDCPQKVFTPVKNDIDMDKFSNRMLLISMEM, from the exons ATGTTGACACTGAAATTAAGTACTACGTTCGTACTGCTGTATGTCAGTGTACGTGTTAAGTTGCAGACATATGACAATGAATACTATTGTCCCACGTCAGATGATGTTGTAATTAGCGATTCGCCAGAATGTGAACAACAGAATTGCTCGCAAaag aGACGCTCTGCGGAAGACTCCTATTTCAACTGTTCAATAGGAATGTTCAAAG AATGGGAGAAGTTTAAAGAAAAGTTCCGGGTTTCGGAAAGCTACGAAAAGAAAAGCGACGAAACTTTAAACCCACCGACAGTCAGTGCCGTAGGATTTTATATGATTGCAGACAGAAACAATGTTAAGAACAATCCAAACTTAAATCTGACCTTTCGTTTACCAAGGCACAGTGCATACG ATACGAAAGCATTACTTATAAAGTTTATAGGTATGAACGACAAGAGGTACCCCGAGCTTATTGATCCGTACTACAAAGATAGTCCTCGATACCGACTTTTCAGTTTTCAATCGTACAAATCCTCAGAACTGGATACAAAATACCCG AGGGAGATCGTATACGGATGTTTGATGGGCTTGGACTGCACAAGTGCAAAACGAGTTTACCTCATCACGTTTACAGCTTACACAATGAATTCTCAGCATCCTGGATCAAGTCTTACGTATCAGTTCACTGTCTACacaa CAAGGTATTTTACCAAATCAAGCAAAGTGACGATAGCAGTGGCGTATATGCACCGATTACGAAAAATGCATGTAGTGTTTGAACCAATATCAGAAGATCATGCTTCGCGTTATACGTATTACGATATCCAACTGATGGAAATTGACACGGGCAAACTGCAAACCGTTCAG ATGGAACACGGATCCGTCGGGTACGAATATGAATTCAATAATGTCACCAATGGAAAGTATGTTGTGGAG GTTAGAGTTAGAAACTGCAGCGGCATTGAGCCATGTCCTCAGTCACAGTCGGGGATTGTTGAAGTCGATTACACTACAG AAGGACCACGTTTAAAGGACGACCTAGCTTTCCAAAAGACAATGTCACCATCATCAGGGATTTACGCTACCATTGGCGCCGTTGGTGGTGTCGCCCTCTTACTGCTTCTGCTGGCATGCTTCGTGATATCCGTTG ATCACAGACCAAAGGTGTGTATTTTAAATCTATGTTCAGAAGATATTCACACAAATGTTTCTACGGCGTTACAACAATgcttaaaacaatattttcatacGACTGTCACAGCTGAGGATATTGGCTTGAGTACAAAAGAGGTGTACTCTAAATTTGGACTTCAAAAACTGGACAAAATCATCATTGCAACAATGTGCCACCAcgtcaaaattgaaaaaatcgAAAACTTATATATCAGATGGAAAAATAAAGGCTGTACAAAAAACTTATTTATCTGTTTCTCTCAAACAGAAAGGAACATGATGTCTCAATCAGACAAATGGTTCCATTGGTATCATGATTCCaaaaaaatgattgaatacATAAAGGAAAAAGATAACGGTCACTGCTTAAACAGATTTAAGCGATCCCGTCCTCCACTCaataatatttctgaaaattctgGCGAGTTTCATAACTTTCAACGTGTGTTACAAACATTCAGAGAACCTACGGATACTCCTCCCATGGACCCATGTCCAGTGCGTTCAAACAGAGAGGAGGACATTCACAGACCTCTGCTTCATTCCAGACATTGTTATCCCAACATTCCTGAACCTTTCATCGACGAGAACTTTTTTCTCCATTTTCCGAAAACAACGGCCCTGCCTGAAAACTCCTACGATTGTAATCCTTCAAATTCCAGTGACATTCCCCTTAGCGATTGTCCAGCTATGGAGAATGATTTAAACCAAAGCGTTATTGATTGTCCACAAAAAGTATTTACTCCTGTAAAAAATGATATAGACATGGATAAATTTAGTAACAGAATGTTGCTAATATCCATGGAAATGTAA
- the LOC117330544 gene encoding uncharacterized protein LOC117330544 isoform X4 — MASHKKDSCCMILPALLVTYLLLICDVVAVIFNHRCDQSNCTQGRRSAEDSYFNCSIGMFKEWEKFKEKFRVSESYEKKSDETLNPPTVSAVGFYMIADRNNVKNNPNLNLTFRLPRHSAYDTKALLIKFIGMNDKRYPELIDPYYKDSPRYRLFSFQSYKSSELDTKYPREIVYGCLMGLDCTSAKRVYLITFTAYTMNSQHPGSSLTYQFTVYTTRYFTKSSKVTIAVAYMHRLRKMHVVFEPISEDHASRYTYYDIQLMEIDTGKLQTVQMEHGSVGYEYEFNNVTNGKYVVEVRVRNCSGIEPCPQSQSGIVEVDYTTVSVEGPRLKDDLAFQKTMSPSSGIYATIGAVGGVALLLLLLACFVISVDHRPKVCILNLCSEDIHTNVSTALQQCLKQYFHTTVTAEDIGLSTKEVYSKFGLQKLDKIIIATMCHHVKIEKIENLYIRWKNKGCTKNLFICFSQTERNMMSQSDKWFHWYHDSKKMIEYIKEKDNGHCLNRFKRSRPPLNNISENSGEFHNFQRVLQTFREPTDTPPMDPCPVRSNREEDIHRPLLHSRHCYPNIPEPFIDENFFLHFPKTTALPENSYDCNPSNSSDIPLSDCPAMENDLNQSVIDCPQKVFTPVKNDIDMDKFSNRMLLISMEM, encoded by the exons ATGGCGTCGCATAAAAAGGATTCATGCTGTATGATCTTGCCTGCTTTATTGGTGACATACCTGTTGCTAATCTGTGATGTGGTTGCGGTGATTTTCAACCATAGATGTGATCAATCTAACTGTACGCAGGGT aGACGCTCTGCGGAAGACTCCTATTTCAACTGTTCAATAGGAATGTTCAAAG AATGGGAGAAGTTTAAAGAAAAGTTCCGGGTTTCGGAAAGCTACGAAAAGAAAAGCGACGAAACTTTAAACCCACCGACAGTCAGTGCCGTAGGATTTTATATGATTGCAGACAGAAACAATGTTAAGAACAATCCAAACTTAAATCTGACCTTTCGTTTACCAAGGCACAGTGCATACG ATACGAAAGCATTACTTATAAAGTTTATAGGTATGAACGACAAGAGGTACCCCGAGCTTATTGATCCGTACTACAAAGATAGTCCTCGATACCGACTTTTCAGTTTTCAATCGTACAAATCCTCAGAACTGGATACAAAATACCCG AGGGAGATCGTATACGGATGTTTGATGGGCTTGGACTGCACAAGTGCAAAACGAGTTTACCTCATCACGTTTACAGCTTACACAATGAATTCTCAGCATCCTGGATCAAGTCTTACGTATCAGTTCACTGTCTACacaa CAAGGTATTTTACCAAATCAAGCAAAGTGACGATAGCAGTGGCGTATATGCACCGATTACGAAAAATGCATGTAGTGTTTGAACCAATATCAGAAGATCATGCTTCGCGTTATACGTATTACGATATCCAACTGATGGAAATTGACACGGGCAAACTGCAAACCGTTCAG ATGGAACACGGATCCGTCGGGTACGAATATGAATTCAATAATGTCACCAATGGAAAGTATGTTGTGGAG GTTAGAGTTAGAAACTGCAGCGGCATTGAGCCATGTCCTCAGTCACAGTCGGGGATTGTTGAAGTCGATTACACTACAG TTTCAGTAGAAGGACCACGTTTAAAGGACGACCTAGCTTTCCAAAAGACAATGTCACCATCATCAGGGATTTACGCTACCATTGGCGCCGTTGGTGGTGTCGCCCTCTTACTGCTTCTGCTGGCATGCTTCGTGATATCCGTTG ATCACAGACCAAAGGTGTGTATTTTAAATCTATGTTCAGAAGATATTCACACAAATGTTTCTACGGCGTTACAACAATgcttaaaacaatattttcatacGACTGTCACAGCTGAGGATATTGGCTTGAGTACAAAAGAGGTGTACTCTAAATTTGGACTTCAAAAACTGGACAAAATCATCATTGCAACAATGTGCCACCAcgtcaaaattgaaaaaatcgAAAACTTATATATCAGATGGAAAAATAAAGGCTGTACAAAAAACTTATTTATCTGTTTCTCTCAAACAGAAAGGAACATGATGTCTCAATCAGACAAATGGTTCCATTGGTATCATGATTCCaaaaaaatgattgaatacATAAAGGAAAAAGATAACGGTCACTGCTTAAACAGATTTAAGCGATCCCGTCCTCCACTCaataatatttctgaaaattctgGCGAGTTTCATAACTTTCAACGTGTGTTACAAACATTCAGAGAACCTACGGATACTCCTCCCATGGACCCATGTCCAGTGCGTTCAAACAGAGAGGAGGACATTCACAGACCTCTGCTTCATTCCAGACATTGTTATCCCAACATTCCTGAACCTTTCATCGACGAGAACTTTTTTCTCCATTTTCCGAAAACAACGGCCCTGCCTGAAAACTCCTACGATTGTAATCCTTCAAATTCCAGTGACATTCCCCTTAGCGATTGTCCAGCTATGGAGAATGATTTAAACCAAAGCGTTATTGATTGTCCACAAAAAGTATTTACTCCTGTAAAAAATGATATAGACATGGATAAATTTAGTAACAGAATGTTGCTAATATCCATGGAAATGTAA
- the LOC117330544 gene encoding uncharacterized protein LOC117330544 isoform X2, translating to MLTLKLSTTFVLLYVSVRVKLQTYDNEYYCPTSDDVVISDSPECEQQNCSQKRRSAEDSYFNCSIGMFKEWEKFKEKFRVSESYEKKSDETLNPPTVSAVGFYMIADRNNVKNNPNLNLTFRLPRHSAYDTKALLIKFIGMNDKRYPELIDPYYKDSPRYRLFSFQSYKSSELDTKYPREIVYGCLMGLDCTSAKRVYLITFTAYTMNSQHPGSSLTYQFTVYTTRYFTKSSKVTIAVAYMHRLRKMHVVFEPISEDHASRYTYYDIQLMEIDTGKLQTVQMEHGSVGYEYEFNNVTNGKYVVEVRVRNCSGIEPCPQSQSGIVEVDYTTVEGPRLKDDLAFQKTMSPSSGIYATIGAVGGVALLLLLLACFVISVDHRPKVCILNLCSEDIHTNVSTALQQCLKQYFHTTVTAEDIGLSTKEVYSKFGLQKLDKIIIATMCHHVKIEKIENLYIRWKNKGCTKNLFICFSQTERNMMSQSDKWFHWYHDSKKMIEYIKEKDNGHCLNRFKRSRPPLNNISENSGEFHNFQRVLQTFREPTDTPPMDPCPVRSNREEDIHRPLLHSRHCYPNIPEPFIDENFFLHFPKTTALPENSYDCNPSNSSDIPLSDCPAMENDLNQSVIDCPQKVFTPVKNDIDMDKFSNRMLLISMEM from the exons ATGTTGACACTGAAATTAAGTACTACGTTCGTACTGCTGTATGTCAGTGTACGTGTTAAGTTGCAGACATATGACAATGAATACTATTGTCCCACGTCAGATGATGTTGTAATTAGCGATTCGCCAGAATGTGAACAACAGAATTGCTCGCAAaag aGACGCTCTGCGGAAGACTCCTATTTCAACTGTTCAATAGGAATGTTCAAAG AATGGGAGAAGTTTAAAGAAAAGTTCCGGGTTTCGGAAAGCTACGAAAAGAAAAGCGACGAAACTTTAAACCCACCGACAGTCAGTGCCGTAGGATTTTATATGATTGCAGACAGAAACAATGTTAAGAACAATCCAAACTTAAATCTGACCTTTCGTTTACCAAGGCACAGTGCATACG ATACGAAAGCATTACTTATAAAGTTTATAGGTATGAACGACAAGAGGTACCCCGAGCTTATTGATCCGTACTACAAAGATAGTCCTCGATACCGACTTTTCAGTTTTCAATCGTACAAATCCTCAGAACTGGATACAAAATACCCG AGGGAGATCGTATACGGATGTTTGATGGGCTTGGACTGCACAAGTGCAAAACGAGTTTACCTCATCACGTTTACAGCTTACACAATGAATTCTCAGCATCCTGGATCAAGTCTTACGTATCAGTTCACTGTCTACacaa CAAGGTATTTTACCAAATCAAGCAAAGTGACGATAGCAGTGGCGTATATGCACCGATTACGAAAAATGCATGTAGTGTTTGAACCAATATCAGAAGATCATGCTTCGCGTTATACGTATTACGATATCCAACTGATGGAAATTGACACGGGCAAACTGCAAACCGTTCAG ATGGAACACGGATCCGTCGGGTACGAATATGAATTCAATAATGTCACCAATGGAAAGTATGTTGTGGAG GTTAGAGTTAGAAACTGCAGCGGCATTGAGCCATGTCCTCAGTCACAGTCGGGGATTGTTGAAGTCGATTACACTACAG TAGAAGGACCACGTTTAAAGGACGACCTAGCTTTCCAAAAGACAATGTCACCATCATCAGGGATTTACGCTACCATTGGCGCCGTTGGTGGTGTCGCCCTCTTACTGCTTCTGCTGGCATGCTTCGTGATATCCGTTG ATCACAGACCAAAGGTGTGTATTTTAAATCTATGTTCAGAAGATATTCACACAAATGTTTCTACGGCGTTACAACAATgcttaaaacaatattttcatacGACTGTCACAGCTGAGGATATTGGCTTGAGTACAAAAGAGGTGTACTCTAAATTTGGACTTCAAAAACTGGACAAAATCATCATTGCAACAATGTGCCACCAcgtcaaaattgaaaaaatcgAAAACTTATATATCAGATGGAAAAATAAAGGCTGTACAAAAAACTTATTTATCTGTTTCTCTCAAACAGAAAGGAACATGATGTCTCAATCAGACAAATGGTTCCATTGGTATCATGATTCCaaaaaaatgattgaatacATAAAGGAAAAAGATAACGGTCACTGCTTAAACAGATTTAAGCGATCCCGTCCTCCACTCaataatatttctgaaaattctgGCGAGTTTCATAACTTTCAACGTGTGTTACAAACATTCAGAGAACCTACGGATACTCCTCCCATGGACCCATGTCCAGTGCGTTCAAACAGAGAGGAGGACATTCACAGACCTCTGCTTCATTCCAGACATTGTTATCCCAACATTCCTGAACCTTTCATCGACGAGAACTTTTTTCTCCATTTTCCGAAAACAACGGCCCTGCCTGAAAACTCCTACGATTGTAATCCTTCAAATTCCAGTGACATTCCCCTTAGCGATTGTCCAGCTATGGAGAATGATTTAAACCAAAGCGTTATTGATTGTCCACAAAAAGTATTTACTCCTGTAAAAAATGATATAGACATGGATAAATTTAGTAACAGAATGTTGCTAATATCCATGGAAATGTAA
- the LOC117330544 gene encoding uncharacterized protein LOC117330544 isoform X1, which translates to MLTLKLSTTFVLLYVSVRVKLQTYDNEYYCPTSDDVVISDSPECEQQNCSQKRRSAEDSYFNCSIGMFKEWEKFKEKFRVSESYEKKSDETLNPPTVSAVGFYMIADRNNVKNNPNLNLTFRLPRHSAYDTKALLIKFIGMNDKRYPELIDPYYKDSPRYRLFSFQSYKSSELDTKYPREIVYGCLMGLDCTSAKRVYLITFTAYTMNSQHPGSSLTYQFTVYTTRYFTKSSKVTIAVAYMHRLRKMHVVFEPISEDHASRYTYYDIQLMEIDTGKLQTVQMEHGSVGYEYEFNNVTNGKYVVEVRVRNCSGIEPCPQSQSGIVEVDYTTVSVEGPRLKDDLAFQKTMSPSSGIYATIGAVGGVALLLLLLACFVISVDHRPKVCILNLCSEDIHTNVSTALQQCLKQYFHTTVTAEDIGLSTKEVYSKFGLQKLDKIIIATMCHHVKIEKIENLYIRWKNKGCTKNLFICFSQTERNMMSQSDKWFHWYHDSKKMIEYIKEKDNGHCLNRFKRSRPPLNNISENSGEFHNFQRVLQTFREPTDTPPMDPCPVRSNREEDIHRPLLHSRHCYPNIPEPFIDENFFLHFPKTTALPENSYDCNPSNSSDIPLSDCPAMENDLNQSVIDCPQKVFTPVKNDIDMDKFSNRMLLISMEM; encoded by the exons ATGTTGACACTGAAATTAAGTACTACGTTCGTACTGCTGTATGTCAGTGTACGTGTTAAGTTGCAGACATATGACAATGAATACTATTGTCCCACGTCAGATGATGTTGTAATTAGCGATTCGCCAGAATGTGAACAACAGAATTGCTCGCAAaag aGACGCTCTGCGGAAGACTCCTATTTCAACTGTTCAATAGGAATGTTCAAAG AATGGGAGAAGTTTAAAGAAAAGTTCCGGGTTTCGGAAAGCTACGAAAAGAAAAGCGACGAAACTTTAAACCCACCGACAGTCAGTGCCGTAGGATTTTATATGATTGCAGACAGAAACAATGTTAAGAACAATCCAAACTTAAATCTGACCTTTCGTTTACCAAGGCACAGTGCATACG ATACGAAAGCATTACTTATAAAGTTTATAGGTATGAACGACAAGAGGTACCCCGAGCTTATTGATCCGTACTACAAAGATAGTCCTCGATACCGACTTTTCAGTTTTCAATCGTACAAATCCTCAGAACTGGATACAAAATACCCG AGGGAGATCGTATACGGATGTTTGATGGGCTTGGACTGCACAAGTGCAAAACGAGTTTACCTCATCACGTTTACAGCTTACACAATGAATTCTCAGCATCCTGGATCAAGTCTTACGTATCAGTTCACTGTCTACacaa CAAGGTATTTTACCAAATCAAGCAAAGTGACGATAGCAGTGGCGTATATGCACCGATTACGAAAAATGCATGTAGTGTTTGAACCAATATCAGAAGATCATGCTTCGCGTTATACGTATTACGATATCCAACTGATGGAAATTGACACGGGCAAACTGCAAACCGTTCAG ATGGAACACGGATCCGTCGGGTACGAATATGAATTCAATAATGTCACCAATGGAAAGTATGTTGTGGAG GTTAGAGTTAGAAACTGCAGCGGCATTGAGCCATGTCCTCAGTCACAGTCGGGGATTGTTGAAGTCGATTACACTACAG TTTCAGTAGAAGGACCACGTTTAAAGGACGACCTAGCTTTCCAAAAGACAATGTCACCATCATCAGGGATTTACGCTACCATTGGCGCCGTTGGTGGTGTCGCCCTCTTACTGCTTCTGCTGGCATGCTTCGTGATATCCGTTG ATCACAGACCAAAGGTGTGTATTTTAAATCTATGTTCAGAAGATATTCACACAAATGTTTCTACGGCGTTACAACAATgcttaaaacaatattttcatacGACTGTCACAGCTGAGGATATTGGCTTGAGTACAAAAGAGGTGTACTCTAAATTTGGACTTCAAAAACTGGACAAAATCATCATTGCAACAATGTGCCACCAcgtcaaaattgaaaaaatcgAAAACTTATATATCAGATGGAAAAATAAAGGCTGTACAAAAAACTTATTTATCTGTTTCTCTCAAACAGAAAGGAACATGATGTCTCAATCAGACAAATGGTTCCATTGGTATCATGATTCCaaaaaaatgattgaatacATAAAGGAAAAAGATAACGGTCACTGCTTAAACAGATTTAAGCGATCCCGTCCTCCACTCaataatatttctgaaaattctgGCGAGTTTCATAACTTTCAACGTGTGTTACAAACATTCAGAGAACCTACGGATACTCCTCCCATGGACCCATGTCCAGTGCGTTCAAACAGAGAGGAGGACATTCACAGACCTCTGCTTCATTCCAGACATTGTTATCCCAACATTCCTGAACCTTTCATCGACGAGAACTTTTTTCTCCATTTTCCGAAAACAACGGCCCTGCCTGAAAACTCCTACGATTGTAATCCTTCAAATTCCAGTGACATTCCCCTTAGCGATTGTCCAGCTATGGAGAATGATTTAAACCAAAGCGTTATTGATTGTCCACAAAAAGTATTTACTCCTGTAAAAAATGATATAGACATGGATAAATTTAGTAACAGAATGTTGCTAATATCCATGGAAATGTAA
- the LOC117330542 gene encoding uncharacterized protein LOC117330542: protein MSRGRVVYQIIVFTTLVSLTTGSDTCEDISVGSQKECLPTWSRCETEQDRYRYEPPLNCTALYNDKLSRCFHSANPVQDVSSGTTLPVSLVTGVFLSSKKELGQSKPLLNIAISQPTISGNGVLQLRFRSSRAVSDEYYVDPYYEKFPAWRHITFPVADYKELGKKSFRVTYGHLDTCNVRCEWGKCTVYPNLYLLTMTLFSSSEKQSLPGQSITYQVTSHNRRVLPNAKDTHWKPNVMTAVLPDQQGVHVVFEPLPNRYVDEHTYYKVSLQDWETWEVKQNKTVIHNKEGAFYGCTFDNNEPEGIYEVLVQYKNCKNCPFQTWVKSADFSLPEYSIPIESRTPKISIESEPRYTVAVILGTLVTLVFVTVNAFFCRRIIKARQQRNRRLSAEKLFQNNNNEIAVQTDDPSRELQQLSASTDSIPTKLQKLSYPNDYIDEPIIFKT from the exons ATGTCGAGAGGAAGAGTTGTTTATCAAATTATTGTATTTACCACACTGGTCAGTTTGACCACCGGTTCTGACACCTGCGAAGATATTTCGGTAGGAAGCCAGAAAGAATGCCTGCCTACGTGGAGTCGCTGTGAGACAGAGCAG GATAGATACCGATATGAGCCTCCTCTCAACTGCACGGCCTTGTACAATGACA AGTTGTCAAGATGTTTCCATTCCGCCAATCCGGTTCAGGACGTGTCTTCTGGGACAACACTTCCAGTCTCCTTAGTGACAGGAGTGTTTCTGTCATCAAAGAAAGAGTTAGGACAGAGCAAACCTCTATTAAACATAGCCATATCTCAACCAACGATTAGTGGCAATG GTGTGCTGCAATTACGTTTTAGAAGCAGCAGGGCGGTATCTGACGAATACTACGTTGATCCGTATTATGAGAAGTTCCCGGCCTGGAGACACATAACGTTCCCTGTAGCCGATTACAAGGAACTTGGCAAAAAG aGTTTCCGTGTCACTTATGGACATCTTGACACATGCAATGTTCGTTGTGAATGGGGAAAATGTACCGTATATCCAAACCTGTACTTGCTGACCATGACGTTATTCTCATCATCAGAAAAGCAAAGTCTGCCAGGACAGAGCATTACCTACCAAGTGACATCACATAACC GAAGAGTTTTGCCTAATGCCAAAGACACTCATTGGAAACCAAATGTAATGACAGCAGTTCTTCCGGACCAGCAAGGCGTACATGTTGTGTTCGAACCCCTGCCAAATCGTTATGTCGACGAACACACATATTACAAAGTCAGTCTTCAGGACTGGGAAACTTGGGAGGTTAAACAGAATAAGACAGTAATACACAACAAG GAAGGCGCATTCTACGGATGTACGTTTGATAACAATGAACCTGAGGGTATTTATGAAGTCTTG GTGCAATATAAAAACTGCAAGAACTGTCCATTTCAAACTTGGGTAAAATCGGCGGACTTCTCTTTACCAG AGTACTCCATCCCAATTGAATCTCGCACTCCGAAAATTTCGATTGAATCTGAGCCCCGGTACACAGTAGCTGTCATTCTTGGAACTCTTGTAACCTTGGTATTCGTAACTGTCAATGCTTTCTTTTGCCGCCGGATAATCAAAG CAAGACAACAAAGGAATAGAAGACTATCAGCGGAAAAATTGTTTcaaaacaacaataatgaaataGCAGTTCAAACCGACGATCCGAGCAGAGAATTACAACAGCTCAGTGCATCAACAGACTCGATCCCTACAAAATTGCAAAAGCTAAGTTATCCAAATGATTACATCGATGAACCGATAATTTTCAAAACCTAG